From Penicillium digitatum chromosome 5, complete sequence, one genomic window encodes:
- a CDS encoding Intermediate filament protein (Mdm1), putative: MTSGGILPHGHGIVSFSTRCLAVLFDIAFIDIRLHSWTPNTNESFTAYPAQLTVTIIPCRAVRSQVPGSNRYEPWSSNNRVGRMALSRRDLVLTGVGVFIAWGLVARWLPILRYLGYAVTLGAILVSVGLLGLVTLTIRHRNEIVNKKVSVAFTKPNQWRKEVLNVHRSTRYRPRPLYPQSFVVSEGIDEILSFITRDFISSWYGGISPNPIFANEIDRTIRVALENLRDRLITEEMVSLIVSRIFPIVTSHLKEFDIAERSVRGRNLNRNVTESGELDLAIAKKFREGRLHPAVAISASDQKSVQQEYLRKLAVGLLPQLFPESVLNSRIVSVLIREIISCAVLIPIVTSLSDPDTWNQLIEAYGRTALQDRKTVRKLRAALDQHASPNPKSKRGQPFPRISATDSERAFERFVRAIRKCNNLSDARRFRALVSSQLKQESMVEGQDQVYLKRLETGKRVLDQKVANLAKTGENPHVPPAIDVRPEIPSRMHGSSLVDVMHSASGLSYFMEFMDRQKLMSLVQFWVVVDGFRNPLEDDFGDEAAPNSMAWKPADRNDLALISETYLSKPELKVSEESRRAVKTFLSAGKRATSEQYRKARMVVLTTQSAILEHLQDTYYPKFKESDLYWKYLASDEASLAQAPVRQSSPIAVTFETLERRPLPPLLSRTTSQPGLRPSKDLRRAAVSSSDVRGMGKLFDGDDSSRQSIDSERSSHLFDDDYDTDNLATSTHSLGKDSQNGENDAGQSQSQVLETMEAALNDIITNEPKNGRIEDLKGDAAGLFGPERPVLSSRSSSEIPQVDTRNERTKKSIASLGLVDHASRLGVFEDDLFPDQQKFIEDEYEEPDGVDGKDSADEVHEAAPGDLGLTEAIEALSVDIDKLAAQDAVVQALTRKAELTNNTAELRILRKSKASIQREMHRKEMQRQQYILQERDNSLFGRSTVSLKSTVVGKEEDDGREFAMYVVEVRRNAGEQMPAASWVVARRYSEFHDLHQKLRQRYPSVRHLEFPRRRVVMKLQKEFLHKRRLALEAYLQKLLLLPEVCRSHDLRAFLSERAILPRKENARDNEGETKDLVTRIYNSVADGMDDFLGNFGVLDQLSTAGQNLISAATQQAISTTVPDASLATQDAVIAAEAEAELNAFEDRELEPFIKPICDLFLEAFELNRGNNWLRGRAVVVVLHQLLGGTIERKVRDGARGLVQDDSLIKYLVLARDTLWPGGVLRKSPFRSAADRLNSRAEATVVLATLIPDLAGNVVGRANAQAAARRIFATLNNQHLNTHLVFTILDEIFLVLFGSSGRSR, from the exons ATGACGTCCGGCGGGATCCTCCCGCACGGTCACGGGATCGTGTCTTTCTCGACTCGCTGCTTGGCTGTTCTTTTTGATATTGCCTTTATAG ATATCCGGCTTCATTCTTGGACGCCCAATACAAACGAGAGTTTCACCGCCTATCCGGCCCAGTTGACCGTGACCATAATACCATGCCGAGCTGTTCGCTCCCAAGTTCCCGGGAGTAATCGTTATGAGCCGTGGAGCTCTAACAATCGTGTGGGGAGAATGGCCCTTAGTCGTCGCGACCTAGTTCTGACGGGCGTCGGCGTATTCATCGCTTGGGGTCTTGTGGCTCGTTGGCTCCCGATCCTCCGGTATCTAGGATATGCTGTGACGCTGGGCGCCATCCTGGTTTCTGTGGGTCTTTTAGGACTTGTCACATTGACAATCCGGCACCGAAATGAAATAGTCAATAAGAAAGTTTCAGTGGCTTTCACAAAACCAAACCAATGGCGAAAGGAAGTGCTGAATGTCCACCGGAGCACGCGATACCGGCCTCGACCACTCTATCCTCAGTCCTTTGTCGTATCGGAAGGGATCGACGAAATTTTGTCTTTCATCACCCGAGATTTTATTTCCTCGTGGTACGGCGGCATCAGCCCGAACCCCATATTTGCCAATGAGATTGATCGAACGATTCGTGTCGCCCTTGAAAACCTCCGGGATAGGTTGATTACAGAGGAAATGGTCTCGCTGATCGTATCGCGCATCTTCCCAATCGTGACATCGCACCTCAAAGAATTTGACATTGCCGAGCGTTCTGTTCGGGGACGCAATCTCAATCGAAATGTGACCGAGTCTGGAGAGCTCGATTTGGCCATTGCAAAAAAATTCCGCGAAGGCCGCTTACATCCTGCGGTTGCAATCTCTGCGTCCGATCAAAAGTCTGTTCAACAGGAGTACCTGCGCAAGTTAGCGGTTGGCCTTTTACCCCAGCTATTCCCAGAGAGCGTACTAAATAGTCGAATTGTGTCGGTTCTGATTCGCGAAATCATCTCATGCGCTGTGCTTATTCCAATAGTTACTTCTTTGTCAGATCCAGACACATGGAACCAACTAATAGAAGCATATGGCCGCACAGCTTTGCAGGACCGGAAGACTGTGCGCAAACTGCGCGCCGCTTTGGACCAGCACGCCTCACCAAACCCCAAATCTAAGCGCGGGCAACCATTCCCAAGAATTTCTGCAACCGACTCAGAGCGAGCCTTTGAGCGCTTTGTGAGGGCAATCAGGAAATGTAATAACCTCTCCGATGCCCGTCGGTTCCGTGCCCTCGTTTCCAGTCAATTGAAACAAGAGAGTATGGTCGAGGGCCAGGATCAGGTCTATCTGAAAcggttggaaacaggcaaACGTGTTCTCGATCAGAAAGTGGCGAATCTTGCGAAAACTGGCGAGAACCCCCATGTACCCCCCGCAATAGACGTTCGACCAGAGATTCCATCTAGAATGCATGGATCATCTCTGGTTGACGTGATGCACAGCGCATCTGGGCTTTCTTATTTTATGGAGTTTATGGACCGCCAAAAGTTGATGTCGCTTGTTCAATTCTGGGTTGTTGTAGATGGATTCCGCAACCCACTTGAAGATGACTTTGGAGACGAGGCAGCGCCCAATTCAATGGCATGGAAACCAGCTGACAGAAACGATCTAGCTCTCATCAGTGAAACCTACCTCTCAAAACCAGAACTGAAGGTCTCTGAAGAGTCTCGCCGAGCAGTTAAGACATTCCTCAGTGCAGGAAAGCGTGCCACTTCGGAACAATACCGAAAAGCGCGAATGGTTGTTTTGACAACCCAATCTGCCATTCTCGAGCATCTCCAGGATACTTATTATCCGAAGTTCAAGGAGTCCGATCTATATTGGAAGTATCTTGCGTCTGATGAAGCATCTCTTGCCCAGGCACCAGTTCGTCAATCCTCCCCCATAGCAGTCACTTTTGAAACTCTTGAGAGGCGACCTCTGCCCCCTCTACTGTCACGAACCACCTCACAGCCGGGATTGAGACCATCGAAAGACCTTCGACGAGCCGCTGTCTCTTCCAGTGATGTGCGGGGCATGGGGAAATTGTTTGATGGTGACGATTCATCACGACAATCAATAGATTCAGAGCGATCTAGTCATCTTTTTGATGACGACTACGACACAGACAACCTCGCCACGTCCACTCATAGTTTGGGCAAGGATTCCCAGAATGGCGAGAATGATGCTGGTCAGAGCCAAAGCCAAGTCCTTGAGACGATGGAGGCAGCACTTAATGACATCATCACCAACGAGCCGAAAAATGGAAGAATTGAAGACCTCAAAGGAGATGCCGCCGGTCTGTTCGGGCCGGAGCGTCCTGTTCTTTCGTCGCGCAGCTCGTCCGAAATTCCCCAGGTTGACACCCGGAATGAAAGAACCAAGAAAAGCATCGCATCGCTTGGTCTTGTGGATCATGCGTCGCGACTTGGTGTATTTGAAGACGACCTATTTCCAGATCAACAGAAATTCATCGAAGATGAATACGAAGAACCAGACGGCGTGGATGGGAAAGACTCAGCAGATGAAGTGCACGAAGCTGCACCGGGTGATTTGGGTCTTACGGAAGCGATTGAGGCGCTCTCGGTGGACATTGACAAGCTTGCGGCCCAGGACGCCGTGGTCCAAGCATTGACACGCAAAGCAGAACTGACAAACAACACCGCGGAGCTGAGAATTCTGCGCAAGTCCAAGGCCAGCATCCAGCGCGAAATGCACCGCAAGGAAATGCAGCGGCAACAGTACATTCTCCAGGAAAGGGATAACAGCTTGTTCGGGCGATCGACCGTTAGTCTCAAGTCTACCGTCGTGGGCAAAGAGGAGGACGATGGCCGTGAATTCGCAATGT ACGTCGTGGAAGTTCGAAGAAATGCTGGCGAGCAAATGCCTGCTGCATCGTGGGTTGTTGCACGGCGATACAGCGAGTTCCACGATCTGCATCAAAAGCTACGCCAACGCTACCCCTCCGTCCGGCACTTGGAGTTCCCCCGGCGACGCGTCGTTATGAAGCTGCAGAAAGAGTTTCTTCATAAACGGCGACTAGCCCTCGAAGCCTATCTACAGAAGCTCCTCCTCCTGCCAGAGGTCTGTCGCAGCCACGATCTACGTGCATTCCTCTCTGAACGTGCCATCCTTCCCCGTAAGGAAAACGCTCGCGACAACGAAGGTGAGACCAAAGACCTTGTCACACGTATTTACAACTCTGTCGCGGACGGCATGGATGACTTCCTCGGCAACTTTGGTGTTCTGGACCAACTATCTACCGCAGGCCAGAATCTCATCTCAGCCGCCACTCAACAGGCCATCAGCACAACGGTTCCAGACGCCAGCCTCGCAACCCAAGACGCCGTCATAGCCGCCGAAGCCGAAGCGGAACTCAACGCCTTCGAAGACCGTGAACTCGAACCATTCATCAAGCCCATCTGCGATCTCTTCCTCGAAGCCTTCGAGCTGAACCGCGGTAACAACTGGCTGCGCGGCCGTGCCGTCGTTGTTGTGCTGCACCAACTCCTCGGCGGAACAATAGAGCGCAAGGTTCGCGACGGAGCGCGTGGCCTGGTCCAGGATGATTCGCTAATCAAATACCTTGTTCTCGCTCGCGATACCCTCTGGCCCGGCGGTGTACTCCGCAAATCCCCTTTTCGTTCGGCCGCAGACCGTCTCAATAGTCGTGCCGAGGCTACTGTAGTCTTGGCTACGCTCATCCCAGATCTGGCGGGCAATGTCGTCGGCAGAGCTAATGCGCAGGCTGCTGCCCGTCGCATCTTTGCTACGCTGAATAATCAGCATCTTAATACCCATCTTGTTTTTACGATTCTTGACGAGATCTTCT
- a CDS encoding Phospholipid methyltransferase yields the protein MASITDFVDFSSKPLLWSAATIAFNPIFWNIVARAEYRNHFLTRLFGGAYNGCYFLAITIFSLGIFRDHVYQLALADQPFYAPVHQPIIGGALFTIGSVLVLSSMWALGVTGTYLGDYFGILMDAPVTGFPFNVTGSPMYWGSTLNFLGVALYHGKVAGLLLTAQVFVLYWFALGWEDPFTAEIYAKRERERAKKQGGKKQ from the exons ATGGCTTCTATTACGGATTTCGTCGACTTTTCCTCTAAGCCTTTACTAT GGTCCGCCGCGACTATTGCTTTTAACCCAATTTTCTGGAA CATTGTTGCCCGCGCAG AGTATCGCAACCACTTCTTGACCCGCCTCTTTGGAGGCGCTTACAATGGTTGCTACTTCCTTGCAATCACCATTTTCTCCCTCGGAATTTTCCGTGACCATGTCTACCAACTTGCTCTAGCTGACCAACCCTTCTACGCTCCTGTCCACCAACCGATCATTGGAGGTGCCTTGTTTACCATCGGTTCGGTCTTGGTTCTCTCCAGCATGTGGGCTCTTGGTGTGACCGGTACCTACCTTGGCGACTACTTCGGTATTCTCATGGACGCTCCCGTGACCGGGTTCCCTTTCAACGTGACCGGCTCGCCGATGTACTGGGGTAGCACCTTGAACTTCCTTGGCGTTGCACTGTACCACGGCAAGGTTGCTGGCCTTCTTTTGACTGCCCAGGTCTTTGTCCTGTACTGGTTCGCTCTTGGCTGGGAAGA CCCCTTCACTGCTGAGATCTATGCCAAGCGTGAGCGTGAGCGTGCCAAGAAGCAGGGTGGCAAGAAGCAGTAA
- a CDS encoding Transcriptional regulatory protein RXT2, N-terminal — MTAQAALIADTIIGMKRALRREREENGPDDPIMAPTNRGNKMHANAKYVSEGALGYINAEDYYKQRVDHAGYTRYILQPNPVRYDSEGDELDEDDEDSEADAAAAEENPFSGIALETLLCPLKHPSELPTHPSMSQAYTSQALEKMTLTVEHKLRQERALLWRARNLHRQFLGDSGWMPCGALETPSDHLIFDPRLASNDPSVYAGQGASGTGTPSITKDLNGQQDVAQNVPASIATQDPSSAKNGTKPQPSSMQNDVEMAEVPAEGELAKNGLQLKSEETDATVKDLPPHPNASTLAQERNNSDAAGVSTNPPSNGKQDMEMSKDADPVDTTELNDDTEQDLEMHDGSSPEPPRRMTTRAQAHAVPNETENSSPLSSDTAFPLPTPHPLFLVPDNIRPDPNFGLPAAEAEETRRLLWSYIQKQEETVRGVEHMLDSLKRSCRMKADVLDWCKAEGHVGEMSDGEDWYDREKWGLAEGEDLKKGTDEDEVETVDESRTQVKRGRGRRQ, encoded by the exons ATGACGGCGCAAGCGGCGTTGATCGCCGATACCATCATTGGAATGAAGCGGGCCTTGCGCAGAGAGCGTGAAG AAAATGGCCCAGACGACCCAATCATGGCACCGACAAATAGGGGAAACAAAATGCATGCTAACGCTAAGTATGTGAGCGAGGGCGCACTGGGTTACATCAACGCCGAGGATTACTATAAGCAG AGAGTCGATCATGCTGGGTATACGCGCTATATTCTTCAGCCGAACCCGGTTCGCTACGATTCCGAGGGAGACGAGcttgatgaggatgatgaagattCCGAGGCTGATGCTGCAGCTGCTGAAGAGAACCCGTTCTCCGGTATTGCGCTTGAGA cTCTTCTTTGTCCCTTGAAGCATCCTTCCGAACTCCCCACCCATCCTTCCATGTCCCAAGCATACACGTCGCAAGCCCTAGAGAAGATGACATTGACCGTCGAACACAAGCTCCGCCAGGAACGGGCTTTGCTCTGGCGCGCAAGGAACTTGCATAGGCAATTCCTCGGTGATAGCGGTTGGATGCCATGCGGTGCACTCGAGACGCCTAGTGATCACTTGATCTTCGACCCCAGGCTTGCCAGTAATGACCCGAGCGTATATGCCGGTCAGGGTGCAAGTGGAACTGGTACTCCGTCCATCACTAAGGATCTCAATGGCCAGCAGGATGTGGCACAAAACGTCCCTGCATCAATAGCTACCCAGGACCCCTCATCGGCAAAGAATGGGACAAAGCCCCAGCCTAGTTCAATGCAGAATGACGTGGAAATGGCCGAGGTTCCAGCAGAGGGTGAACTTGCCAAGAATGGCCTGCAGCTTAAATCAGAAGAGACCGATGCCACTGTCAAAGACCTCCCACCTCACCCTAACGCCTCGACTCTCGCTCAAGAGAGAAACAACAGCGATGCAGCTGGGGTGAGCACAAATCCACCATCCAACGGGAAACAAGACATGGAAATGTCGAAAGATGCCGATCCCGTCGACACAACCGAACTCAACGACGACACGGAACAAGACCTCGAAATGCACGATGGCTCCTCACCAGAACCGCCACGGAGAATGACAACGCGTGCGCAAGCCCACGCAGTCCCAAACGAAACTGAAAATAGCTCCCCACTCTCCTCCGACACAGCATTCCCACTCCCAACCCCGCACCCTCTATTCCTTGTCCCGGACAACATCCGCCCTGACCCGAACTTCGGCCTCCCTGctgccgaggccgaggaaaCCCGCCGACTACTTTGGTCGTATATCCAGAAGCAGGAAGAGACGGTGCGCGGGGTCGAGCACATGCTCGATTCGCTGAAAAGATCTTGCCGCATGAAAGCTGATGTTCTGGATTGGTGTAAGGCTGAGGGACATGTTGGGGAGATGAGTGATGGCGAGGACTGGTATGACCGTGAGAAGTGGGGCCTTGCTGAGGGCGAGGACTTGAAGAAGGGGaccgatgaggatgaggttgaGACAGTTGATGAGAGTCGGACGCAGGTGAAGAGAGGGAGGGGACGGCGGCAGTGA